The Centropristis striata isolate RG_2023a ecotype Rhode Island chromosome 1, C.striata_1.0, whole genome shotgun sequence nucleotide sequence cacagagagacagagacacagagagacagagagacagacacagagacacagagagacagagacacagagagacacagagacacagaaacacagacacacagagactcagagacacagagacacagagacacagagactcagagacacagacacacagagacacagagacacagagactcagagacacagacacacagaaacacagagacacagagagacacagagacacagacacacagagactcagagacacagagacacagagagacagagacacagagacagagacacagagagacagaaacacagagacacagagacacagagacacagagagacagagacacagagacacagagacacagagagacacagaaacacagagacacagagacacagagagacacagagagacagagacacagagacacagagacacagagagacagagacacagagacacagagagacagagacacagagacacagagagacagagagacagagactcaGCTCCCTGCTACCCATCCAGTGTCTCTAGTGTTTATTCCCCCTGTAGTGAGTGAAGCGGCTCTAGTGCTCCTCTGTGGAGGTCCGGTggtttcctcctcctcagccaGCTGACTCCTCTCCAGGAGCTCTGCTGGATCTCCTCCTGGCTCTGCATGCAGCTCTCTTTGTTTAAACTTCTGCATATTAAACATCATGTTgcatcttctctctctttgctcCAAACCAGCTTCTGCTCTTTGTCCACTAAATatttcagcagcagaaacaggcCACCAGCGCTGCCTGGGCTCTGCTGGGCCCAACCAAAGACTGTCTCACTACtgctggtggtgtgtgtgtgtgtgtgtgtgtgcgtgtgtgcgtccACCCTCATAGCTGTGGCGGTAATgttgatgatgtcacaatgCCGCCTCTGCAGGAGCAGTGCTGTCGCCAAGGAGATGAGTCTCTGCTACAGAAGGCCCTGGatgagagcaggagagagagtcAGTCAGGGACGCAGGAGGTGAGTTTAAAAACCTGCATGTGccgaacagtgtgtgtgtgtgtgtgtgtgtgtgtgtgtgtgtgtgtgtgtgtgtgtgtgtgtgtgtgtgtgtgtgtgtgtgtgtgcctcatgAGGTGGGCGGGTGCGTTTGTAGGTGTTTTTCTGGCCGGCTTATAGAGAACGAGGTGGAGTTGACGGTGCTGTGGACTgggacagagagggaaagagacagaaagccaGATCAGCATAATGAGGGAGGTAGAGAGGGAACAGAAGAgctgagagaggagaagagctgCTGGATGATgatgtctctgtctcctctaACCTTGAGCTCAGCGTGACATTTCTCCTTATCTCGTAGCACAGCAGCTCTTTACTCATTGGCCCGTCAacaagccaatcagaggcacCCGCTGCCTTATGTAAAGGTCCTCGTGGCGTGTAATTGGTCATATCTGACTGGTTTTTGTAGGAATCCTGGTGTTTTCAGGTGGCCCTCAGTAAGAGAGTGGGAAGAAAAGACGAGGGGAAAAACATCTCAATGTTCTCTGACTGACGTGATTTCTGACATATTCACAAGGTCACATATGAATCATCACACCTTTCATCTGAAGCTTTCATCTTCAATTTTAATGGGTGTAGCAAGTTTGAATTCTTAAAGATCCCCTTCTTatgtggtttaaaacatttatacatttataatgtATACATCTAAAATACTGGGAGTGTCCCAGACTAACAGTTTCCATAGTTATATCTGCTTCTTGCTCATAGTCGACTGATTATCAGATCTgttttctgcacatttatcCCCAGTGTTAAAGCTTTATGTTGGAGAAGAGGTGGAGGTCATTAGGAGAGTTCTCAGAGCTACAAAGTGAGGACCGGATCACGTTTTAACATTTTCTGAGGATATTTtagtgaagtgaggacatttcagccggtcctcacttctttaaaggcttgtttgagagttcagactttgttttagggttaaagttACAATTAGTTTATGTTAGAGTTAGAgttggacattaagttgtgaTTCTAAAGGTTAGGATAAGGAGCAGGGAatttactattccaatgagggtcctcacaaagatagaagtacaagcatgtgtgtgtgtgtgtgtgtgtgtgtgtgtgtgtgtatgtcagaaGAGACAGACGGCACTAGTTTCTGTGCTTTTCATGGTTGTAAATGAAACTTTTAGTCCTAATTTAATCCTCcagtgcagcagcaggaagaaGACACCAGGCAGAATCTAGAGAGAGAATCTAGTAATATAGTGAGAGAGAATCAACACTTGCAGCCATCAGCTCTTTTGTGCCTCCTGCTGCTCATTTTAGCAGATAattattcatacatttaaaaacgtGCTCGTCGTTTTAACCTTGACTTCTTGAAGAAAACcttgtttttctcacatgccACCGCGGTGAATAATGAATACGGAAACAGAGAAACTTCTTGATTGTAACTCATGTGGAAACTCTCCTCCAGAAGGCTCAGAATGTATCAGTCAAGCTGCTGCTGATTAGAATATGAATAGCATATGAAGAGCTTTAATCGGGTCAACATGTAGTCCTTACTGTACTGTTAGCACACAGCATGTCACAGTGTTACAATGCTACACTGTTTTAAACTTGAACAGTAACAGAATGTGAACAGACTGCTCTGCTGTGAGATGTATATCCAGTCTCTGTGTGAGATGCTCTGCTGCAGCCTGAACACTGTTTCTGGATCACATCATGTCTTCTGGCTGCATTAGCTCATATTATCTCATCACCAACATGCAAACTATATCCAAACAAAAGATGCACCAAAGGTTTAGTATTAAACATCTGTGATAGCCAGTACTGACTTTATGGTGAATTAATCAGAATGGGCTAGTATTAgttaataacagttaaatagtGTGCATAAATTCATGCTTAAAGGAAACAACATGGTTTTTAATACCAATCTTTGCCTGGTAAGgccataaaaacagcagtttgacTTTATTAgactgttgtgttgtgtttgatcATCTATTATCAGTCATCTGTGTTGAGCCTGTTTCACCCTGGACAATAACTCCAGAGATTCAACTTGTCAGAGTTTCCAGAAGTTAAATTAAGAACTTTTTCAGCCaataaagaaacacagaatCACTTTACTCTCACGAGATGTGGAACCAACTttggctaatgctaatgctaatgctagtcTGGTTCATATAAAGTGCCGATATTGGCCAGAATCAAGTAACAGACACATATTTCCAATCATTGTCCTTTTTCGTGTTGTCTCTGTATAAATATGAGGTATATaaatccttttccacagcaatgaatttttaaacctcgagaatattaaacattggaattgaaatgtggaaaataaatattaaaatatcctagataaataaaacataaattaataaactacaaccaaaacaaataaaatagactttcaggctttgttaacaaaacattgcaatgagataaacTATGTATcaattatgtattatataattttattattaaaaataaataaacatataaacagctggaatggctgcttggtaaatgtattttttgcctgtcaaacatttgcagctttactttaaacacgacacaaaaagcataaaaagcatgtaaacgacaatatattgagtccagaaaaaaacgatcatgtccatttttatatattgaacgataagtgGATATAGTGATTATGTTACCTGAGAATGTTTGGCCCAGATTAACAGGATGTTTGTCTCTCTGCAGTCGGCCATGTTGGACCTGGTGGATATTTTTGGCCCCTCGTCTGAGGCCCCCCCTCATCCTGCTGACCCCTGGAACTCCGCCCAGCCCTCGGCTgacgtgacctctgacccctgggACTCTGTAGGTGAGTGGCtcgtcacagacacacactgctgagAGTGTGAGTAAATGCTTcacactgagtgtgtgtttcacaGCCGTCCACTCCAGCACTCCTGTGATTGGCAGCCCTTGGAAGGCCCCGCCCCCTTCCTCCGAGGCGTCCAATCCCTGGGCTCCGTGTGGCAGCTCGGGCCCCTGGGAGACAGCGCCCGCCTCTTCCAGTCCTGTCAATCACGCCTGGGACAGCCCAACAGACCCAGGTACCTGCTAGAAACACCAAGCAGTAAAATACAGAGTAGTTtcaatatatgtaaaataaataaaaagaaagaaagcactGCACTCTTTATTAAAGTAATGTTTTGACTGAAGCAGGTGGTGATGGGACGGATCCGTTCGCTgcacaggaagaggaggagcctAAACAGGAAGTCCCTCAGGTGTCCTCCCCTCAACCTGCTAGCCCCACAGgtagaacaacacacacaaggaCTGTGGATTCCACTGGACATTTAGATTTAACAGAAGCAAGTAAGAAGTCTCAACACTGACAGCtggtgaaaaagaaacaaacccTGAGAGCATCAACAGactgatacacacacagagttacTGCAGACAAAcaatcagacagacagattcaCTCCAGAACACTTAGTATAACAATAGTATCTAGAGATCTGATACACACGGGACACATTGCTGCATTACCTTTGCAACacttattatattacattttatatcatAGGATTAtataaaaaggtttatttgacAGTATTTAAGTGGTTGAGTGAGACACTTGTTGTGTTTATCAGCCTGTGGGTGAGACATGAAACCATCTCCTACAGACAGGAGACACAGAGACGTTATAGTGGTTTCATCTCTTTAACCTTCTTTTTATAGTGaatctctttgtctctttgcagctgttttgcatttctttgcagtcatttctgtctcttaatagtcattttgtctcactttgtaattgttttggtcttttgtagctattttgtttctctttatggttgttttgtctcttttcaaaGACACCaactctttgcagctgttttggtcTTCTTGTAgtcttttcctgtctgtttgtAATTCTTTAACAGTCTCTTCCTGAATGTTTAtttctctttgagtgacagttTGTAAGTGAAGGTCCTTTCTGCATTAGAACCTGTGTGTGTCCTGTCCTGGTCCAGATGCTGAGCTGTTTGGGGTGAAGTCAGACTCTGACCCGTTTGCTGCCTCAGACCCGTTTGGGTCGGACCCCCCGGTGAGACCGCAGGTCAACGGCCGGGAGTCGTCCAGCCCGGAGATGTTCGACCTGTCCCGGCTCGCCCCCCCGCTCAGCGCCCCGCCCACCCGGGTGTGTCGGACCCCGGAGGCCTTCCTGGGCCCTACGGGGGCCTCGCTGGTCAACCTAGACGCCCTGATCCCCTCCAACCCCCCCAACAAGCTGCACAACAACCCCTTCCTCTCAGGTAACAACACCTACTGAAGAGCTGattattaaaggaacactccaccattttttcatattaaaacatgttattcgggtaagtaagacgagttgatacagacctcttgcgtctcaatgcgtgcactcaatcgccctggcgcgcggcgccacttggctagcacttagcttagcccagttcattcattaggatccaaacagatggacagttagaagccaccaaactcctccatgttttccctatttaaataataataatatcagtaatatcatcactcctgaggggagaagattttgcaggagtgatgatattactgcgctgAGTCGAaatgctcccaagtgctattccgccatacattatagttctcctttttatccgcttagaaaagcgccacggtcgtttaactactggtgtagctgtatttaaatagggaaaacgtggaggagtttggtctcttctaactgtccatctgtttggatcctaatgaatgaactgggctaagctaagtgctagccaagtggcgccgcgcgccaggacgattgagtgcacgcattgagacgcaagaggtctgtatcaactcgtcttacttacccgaataacatgttttaatatgaaaaaacggtggagtgttcctttaaatatGATAATGTTCCACTGACTGGTTGTGTCTCCTCAGGTGTCAGCGCTCCGTCCCCCACCAACCCCTTCCACCTGGACCAGCCTCGCCTCACCCTCAACCAGATGCGCCCGTCCTCTACCTCCCCCCTGCCCCCCCACATGCTGTCCTACAGCCCCTCCCTGCCCCTCCCCCTGCCCCACCAGCCCCCCATGCTGCCCTCCTCCCTCACACAGCCTCCCTCTGGACTCCTGGACCTCCCCTCCAACCTCCCTCAGCCCCTGCTGCCCCTTTCCCCTCGCCCGGCCCAGCGCAGCCAGTCTCAGACACACAGCCACAACCCCTTCCTCTGAGACCCCCCTCTGAGACTCTGAGACCTTCCTCTGAGACTCTGAGACCCCCCTCTGAGACTCTGAGACCCCCCAGCTGTTTCTGCAGAGAGACGACAACACGGACTCTTTTTGATGAATCTATGCCGACGACAGTGAGTTAATGAGCCTGAAGTGACTGATGGATCCTGGTCTGATGTCATTGTGCACACTTGAAGCAGATAAAACCCGACTGGATGTATTTGTGTCTGAAGACACATCAGCTGCTACGAAACCTGAACTCTTGAAGaaaagctcacacacacacacacacacacacacacacacacacatgcactaactAACTAACAGGGTGAATCTCAACAGTCCCTTCGATGCCTTTTCCCATCAGACAGACACTCTGAGCACCCTCTGACCACGGAGACACAACCCTTCCTGTTGCAGATCGGATGAAGCCACAAACTCTGCTGGTCCACGAGGTTCACCAGGATCTCACCGAGGTTCACCAGGATCTAACCGAGGTTCACCAGGATCTAACCGAGGTTCACCAGGATCTAACCGAGGTTCACCAGGATCTCACCGAGGTTCACCAGGATCTAACCGAGGTTCACCAGGATCTCACCGAGGTTCACCAGGATCTCGCCGAGGTTCACCAGGATCTAACCGAGGTTCACCAGGATCTAACCGAGGTTCACCAGGATCTAACCGAGGTTCACCAGGATCTCACCGCTGCTGCTTCACCGACCAAAGCATGAATGCATCCCACCCCCCCGACTCCAAACTATTTTATTCTGCTGAGCACCTGAGACCAGTTCCACAAATAAATCCTCTTTTTCTGATGAGTCAAATAGCATCTTGAGCTTTGTTGGCACAATTGAGTCAGTGGAGAAAAACCAGAAACCCCAAACTGTTCCTGTTAGATTCAAAGCAGCATTCAGCACTGTTCAAGAACTAATTGACTCAGGTGTTCCTAATAAAATGACCGTATCTATTTTGCCTTGTTACCTTGCAAGCTCATCTGGTCCTGAGTTAGTTATTTATCGTAGTGGCCCCAAAAGGATCCAGGTAGATTCAGAACCGGACTAAACCAGCCTAAGATAAACCTGACTGTGTGAATCTGGACCTAGACTGATGATGATTGTACCTGTTGGACCCGCGTGCCTGTCTGACCCACCATGGTCCCGCTGGttcatattatataatataaaggaGGACCTCAGGGAGACCGCTCTGTCCCTCCTCCTTCAAATCCAACCTTAGTGAAAGGAAAAGCATTAGTCTACGACAGGGAAACATTGATTTATTTCAGATAGAACAGTGAGAGCTGACGGGTAATAATGAAGGAGGGAAGATGAATAGAAATAAGAGAAATGATGATTATTgatgattatatattattgagCAGTAGCTCCTCTCAGAACAAGAGACGTTTGGTCCTCACTGCACTGAACCTGGACCTGAATGTGAAATGCCTGCCTATAGATACACACAGGCCTAGTACATATGTATTTAACAGAACGATAgtattatgaaataatatacCAATAAATGAATGGTGTTTGCATTATAATTTGTGTGTGCTCATGTGATTGGTGAGTTTTTTTATTCGTTACAGTGAAAACACTGAATGTGGCGCAGTGCAGGAGTTTAGTCTACTTCTGCTAATGCTAGGCTACATGCTAGGCTACATGCTAGGCTACATGTTAGCATCCAGCACTAACAGATAACTTCCACAGGTATCAGCCTGGCTGCCGTGAAGAGAAAGTTGTATAACTTCACTTTAAGTCCTCTGTGTGCTTTAAACAAAGAGACTAGAGGtgagacacagaaaagacagtaaaacACAAAGTTCTCTGTTGTAAAACTTCTAAATTCTTCCCTCATcaaccagaaacaagaaaagTTTTATTGATACTGTGGTTATGTGTTGCAGAGGAGTTGATGTGACTCATTGACCACTAGATGGTAGTGTTGAGCTAACCTGCAGGTTTATTCAGTCACCTGTGATTAATTTACACCTTAGATACAAAGAATCATTATTTTATGTCAGTTAATGAAGCAAAGCAGCAATCACCAGACTTCATGTTCTAGACATAGTCTGTATACAACACAACactgttatattatatattatatgttatgttatattattattactgccttgtgtttttggtttgtttctaATCCAGCTGAGCTCCactctgccctacaaagactAACTGCACTAACTACATTAActtaaaatgaactccttgatgtctgttttatcttgtgacaaagttttagatttcacttttgcttaatttcagagaaataatgatatcaaATTTGCAGTAattacaaaatccaactcaaaaccaaagcagaccgcagtaagaacacttaaaacaaaatcaatctgaaaatgtttattcgctgaaaataacatataaaagctgaaagaag carries:
- the epn3b gene encoding epsin-3 codes for the protein MTTSALRRQVKNIVHNYSEAEIKVREATSNDPWGPSSSLMSEIADLTFNVVAFAEVMGMVWKRLNDSGKNWRHVYKALTLLDYLLKTGSERVAQQCRENAFTVQTLRDFQYVDRDGRDQGANVREKARQLVCLLRDEERLRQERSQALKTKERMAGGGSGGGGGGGGGGGGVYGGIPPSYHPGRRTSQPSMAVLYGEEFSRSRGSPSSFNSSSSSPRAASDLEQARPQTSGEEELQLQLALAMSREESQKEQCCRQGDESLLQKALDESRRESQSGTQESAMLDLVDIFGPSSEAPPHPADPWNSAQPSADVTSDPWDSVAVHSSTPVIGSPWKAPPPSSEASNPWAPCGSSGPWETAPASSSPVNHAWDSPTDPGGDGTDPFAAQEEEEPKQEVPQVSSPQPASPTDAELFGVKSDSDPFAASDPFGSDPPVRPQVNGRESSSPEMFDLSRLAPPLSAPPTRVCRTPEAFLGPTGASLVNLDALIPSNPPNKLHNNPFLSGVSAPSPTNPFHLDQPRLTLNQMRPSSTSPLPPHMLSYSPSLPLPLPHQPPMLPSSLTQPPSGLLDLPSNLPQPLLPLSPRPAQRSQSQTHSHNPFL